aGATGTCTTACTTAGACAAACCACAGCTGACAAATATGAGGTCCTTCCCAGCCTCATTATTTTTTCATGCTATTGGATGCACGCAATGCTGTTTTGGTACCCGGTAAAGGTGGTGACTGCCAGACAGCAGAACTGGTGCGCTTGAAATACCTTGGTTTGCTCTTGTAGAAGATATCTTCTAGTTTAGGGCTCAAGATTTGTCCAAAAAATGTATCAATATTTGGAGGGTTGTAGTACTGGTATGTGACCGCTTCATTAAGCTGAAGACCTGAGGAAGAAATTGAATTATGCTGATATGTGACAGCACTGGTATGTGACAGCTTCATTAAGCTGAAGAcctgaagaagaaattgaattatGCTGAGCTGCAACCTCTTACTCAAAGCatttctatggaagaaagaatGTGAAATCTGTGCACAGTTTATCTAACTGAAACAGCTGCTCACTTATAGCCCATTTAACAAACCTAGGCATTGCTTTGCTCATCCTATCCTAGCATTAGTTATCAAACACCCTCCAGCTGTAACTTTCAAATGAAAGAAAGTTTGCCAGATGGCAAAGAGGTAGCCTGAAGAAGATAATGTAGTTTAATATAGATTTCCAAAGCTGGAAAAAATTTATTTCCACATTAACTTTCCTCTACTGAAGCATCCTACTggctctattttatttatttatttatttagaatttatatcccgcccttcccacaagtggctcagggctctAGTTTTGCTCTCCATCTTAGTACAGCAGATGACTACAGACACATTAAGACTCCAAGATGAACTATTTTAATtcacttttaaagaaaacaatgAGACAGACATTGATTCTATAGGCCTCAgcaaaagtctgtcgtgaaagcaacatcaacccagagtcagaaactactggtgcttgtacaggggacctttcctttccagcaaaAGAGTTCAGTTAGTTCACATGATACTATAAAATACCAGAATCACCAACTGGCACTGAAGTATCATAAGAAGTTCAAGGCACATGTTCAAACAAATTCCTCAAAAACAATGAGAAATTCAAGAGGGATTTTCAGAACCTATGGCTAGACTCTTCTTTAAGTTTCAGGGGTATCAATTTGTAGCCATGGAAGATTTGCACATACCAGTGGCCCAAGGAGGGATCGGTCTGCGGGGCTGGCTTTCATCATCAGTGGAGTCGTCACTATTCAAATCCATTCCATAGTCATTGGGATTGATTTTGAGGGACTTGGAATCTTTCTGGTCCTGGGGGTTCACATGGTTGGACGTGCTGATAGGAGATTTCTGTATTAAATGAAGGAAAAGTTTAATGGATAATCAATGTTATAAGTGCAGCAGACAGTTAATTATAGTTCTTTTGGCAAAGCAGTGTGCATCAGTGTGCCTAGTTAAACACTAATCACTTCACAACACTACTATCACCCCACTTCTCCATATTTTTCCTGTACTGTGGTACCATATGGAAACACTCCAGTGTCTCCTTTTAAGTCAACCAGCTTCACATCATTATGCCCTATTGTGATCTGTTGCTAAAACTGCACTTTGCTACCTAGTTTACTTGCTATAAGAGTTTATTCCGTTACAGTGAGATGAGTGATCTCTGCCCTCTTGGATTCCTTATCCTCTTTGGAAAGGAAAAATGTGTGTAGTCTCTGAAAGTGCTTGATGAAGCATTTCAGGCATAGTATTCACTCAACAGCATATAATACTGATTGCCAAACTGTGTACCAGTGACAGGAGAAAACCCCCAAAGGGTTCCGTGATAGCCAGCTTCACAGAGACAAATATTGTATATATTGTATACATCAATTTGAGTATTATGGTTTGTAATATGGAAGCTTTGATATGACACAATGTTATACCTTTAAGTAATTGCGTTAATTGAATTCACCTATTAGCTAGTATTTTAGTGGAAGGAGCTGTGATCTGGGTGCAAGACCTGTAAACTGAAACTTTATTATGTGCAAAAATTGtgaatcttgccatgctctgatatTTGTTAGAAAGGTATGAATTTTTTGTTTACAGGTGAAAATTTTTAAGATTAATTTTGAATGTATTTTTAATGATGATATTTTTGACACAGCTGGCTAAAGCTTCTATCAAAACGAGGGAAGATAAAAGTACTACCTCATTGCTATGTTTGCTGTGTTCAAGAATATAATATACAGGAAGAATTGGACATTGTGGAACTTACACGTGGTCTCCTCAGAAACTGGACCGGGGATTCCTTTGAAGTGGAAGGACTTTTTTATATACATATTTCCAGGATTGGactgtttatttacttatttgtgTTCTTCTCTTACACTGAATATAGGTGCTTGTTTGTCAGGGTATGACTTTTGAAATATTTTATATGAGAGTGAAAATAAGATTGTATTGAATTTTTCAAagttttctttaattttttgtCTCTGTGAGGCTGGCTATCACAGAACCCTTTTAGGGTTTTCTCCTGTCACTCTCTACCATGATTCTGTTTGGTTTGCACAAACTGTGTACCAGAGCATGCTAGGATACTGGGAAGAGCTGTAATATGCCTTAAAAAAATACAGTCCTCATGCTGGACACTCCCAACACCCAATATGATGACCCCAAGGAACAGGAAAATAGAATACAGTATTAATATTCAGGGTCAAGTGACATGGATGGCTATACTATTCAAATACCACAATTACACCATCCCATCCCAGGATACCACAAAATGCTCTCCTATTGTTCTGGTAGTTGACTGAGAAAAAAATCTGAGTTTTAAGAATTGAATGTGTCTCTTACTTCTAGTACAGAAAAAACAAACTGTTCCCCCTAGGTATCAAAAGTTTGGGAAATTCGAGCTTCAACACTGGAGCCACTTTCCTATTCACAGTGGGAACACTTGAACACAAGTCCGCAATCATGTGGCTAAGTTTTCATCTCACTGGAGAAAACTGTGAAACAGCACTCACCTGAGCAGTTATATTGAGCCATTTACTGGCAGCAGGAACCACTTCAACATGCTTGGCTTTCTTTTCTTGAGGCAGCGGCTCTAGACTGGTAGGACTCTTTTCCTCCTGGTACAGCAACATCAGGCTTTTAGCTGCTCATTCTACTTTCCATCCAATTCACCCATTTTCCATTTTGTCTTGTCCTTTAGCAGCATGATCTTTTTTACTCAAAAACAGCAGCTAAAAACACAGAGGATCTCCAAACCTATTTTTTTTCCATCAACATAGTGTATTGAGCAGTTCTTCAATCCCCTCCTTCCTGAACAAGACACACAAACAGTACACCCCTAATCAGGCAATTAATAGTAGGCTAAGGTAAGTAGCTGCAAGGCTTTGCAGTTTGAGCATGTATCTATGAGCGTGATTTGGTAGGGCAGGGATACAACAGTCCTTGAGATTCAGCATGTGGGTCAAAACAACCCCctcaaaatattttggatggtatCTAACAAGCAGAAATCTAATTCATACATTTACTGGTCACAGTATAGGAGGCACACGAATGCTATACATCTGGCAGGTCTGTATGTTAAAGTCAGAAGGCTTGGTTTGCATGTATGTCAATGAATATTATTCCCACCAGAGCTGGTTTACACAGTTCAGCAAATTTTAGAAACCCATGAGAGCCTACCAACCTAAGACTGCAAAAAGAGTTTGAAAGAACATGTGCTCTGCCCTTTCCCTGTAAATAACCCTCCTTCAGCCAGAAACAGCAAACTGCCCCAGAGATCCTGCAAAAGTCACTAGGAAGATGTCCCATCTACAAAAGGGAGAGCTATTAAGAAGGAAGGAGGCATGCACAGTTCTCACAGCACAAACATCTCCTAAAGCAGGTCTGTACAAGTTTTCTTTGTATCAAAGAGCAAGCTCTAACTTTCCAGAACCAGACTTATCTGTAACAAATATAGTATCTCAGGTCTCAGAAAGAACCTGAAGCATTAGCCAGTGCCAAATTTAGAAGCTCACTGAGTTTCTTTCCCTTTCCGAGGACTTTGAATTCATAGCACTCAATAAGGAGAGGCAGTTCATTATCTGTATTAAATGGTGAAAGTAGTTTTGGAAACGGTGAGCTAGTGCTATTTCAGTGACACTGTAACATTCAAGATCACCACTCACCAACCTAATTCAACAAAGCATTCTGTTCCCCCAGACCCACTAATTGGTAGGAAATTACCATTTCTAGCAGTTATCAGCTCAAATACAAGGGATGGGAAATAGAAATACCAGGTAGCCAATTGatccaaagaaaaaataaaaaaaaccacatTTTCTTCTGCATGACGCACCATAGGAGAGAATATTAATCAGAGAAAATGATTTTCTAAAAGGCAGATATGGGGCAGGAGCTACCAAAAGGATCAGGCAAGACCTTTTCCTCTTCCAATTAATCCTGAAGTGGAATAACCCTTTGCTCAAATGTATGAAGTGAAACTTGCTTTTCCCACATTAAAACCAAAAAACAGCAGAGATTGACAGACTTTTATGAAGCACAGGGAGGCTGCCAGATCTTGCAAAAACTTCAGATGCATGCTGCTCATGCTTGCCAGAAATACCAAAACCCATCTCAGCCACCTTTGCCAGCGGGTTTATGCTGAATGTGTATAAGGCAATAAactgaagtgagctctgactcacaaaatctCATCCAATATATTATATAGATATAAAAGCTTAACCATATTGGACTCACTTACattccctttggctgagctgtATGTTGCTCAaagagcaaccccaccctccagccccaggacagatgaggattgggccactggggaagctcctaagcagtggctgttgctaggcaactaagCTTAGTTCTGTCACCAGAAGTGGAGCGGCCCTTCTCAggcctattttggtctttgacggagaactcattggggccagtcctggttttgtggtggagtctacagaagccaggatttggggaggggagagacctcagctaaatataatgccatagagcagttACTTTGCTCTGTAGAGAGATCTGttatctggaattcagttgtgataccagatcttcagactcacctggaggttggctaccctaggcctggcagcaccctctaggtgacttgattccacctgactggcataacttaactaggcctggctgcttgctcctattCAGCAGTAGCCCccttatgacagccagtgtgatgtagtaattagtacttcagagcagggtctgccagagccaggttcttgctgtggaatctgactgggtgattttggaccagtcacagactttcaacctaatctatgtcacaggattgttgtgcagatcaaaagaaggagaggagaatgtgagctgctttagtccacccctggagaaaaactgtactttcctaggtagaggctgcagggaggggggagaagatggaaagctgaagtcagaggggcaaataaagaTAGGTTGATGGTTGTGTGGagaggagacagggttgccaactccaggttgggaaattcctggagatttgagaggtggagcctggagagggtagggttcccctggagaaaatcagttgcactggagaaaatggctgctttgtagggtggacacTGTGtccttataccctgctgaggttgctttcatcctgctttggttcacactgtggagaaagactatttTTTTCTAGGCAGAGGTTGCACggagggggaagaagatggaAAGCTTGTTAGatagttcccctacagaaaacggctgccttgaggtgcatactctgtagtataccataacacaaccatgccagaccaaaaaaaccccagatcacaccacaagcaaacactgatgctaaacaccacaatgccgaatatgacaggaaaaggtgacaaTTCACTGCAGACAaaagaatgctgagcttcagtgtctgtgtgattgttgtcatgctatgatgccacagcaaattgacactGAGTGCCCAAGATTGGGACACttgtccagagcctctttctagagtccattgtatctACTCCCACAACAGGACAAACATAGTTTAGTCTTTAATGTTAGGCAAGGTCCTGGGTTGAACTTCCAAGTCACCGAGTTTCAAAAATTAACCCTCTGAGAGTGCCTAGCTCTCCCTCACCTTTTTTCCTCAGGCTATTTTCAGCTTAAATGAAGGGCAAAGAAACAGCCACACTCATCTCTGCTCTCAGCATTCACACACACCCTGGGCTTGATTCACTAATGTGTTGGGGGGAGGACAAATCATTATGGCCAAGGCACCCCAAAACCTAGAGTCAGCCCAGATCTACCTAGTGTTTTGGTTTCCCTGTTCCTTACCACACCTTCTgattttcttcctcttctgtaaCCACTGCCAGATCCAGCTGCTTTATCCATTTCTCTTTGTCTTGCTGTCCGTGGTGCCTAAAAAGGGAAAATGGAGGCCAAAGAATATACATAAGCAACTCTTCCAAATATCAAGAATTATGTATTTTCCAAAAGAATGATTACAGAAAGCAATCCTTTCAAAATTATTGTTTTTGGGTCCATTCCCATGTTGTTACAGGAAAATAAAGGGCCACACCAGTCACAAAAGGTAAAAAGGTCAAGGCTGATGGTGCAAAATCAggtaaaaaaatgtattttaccATAGCTAAAATTCCAAAAAAATCCCTACAAGTTTTACCAACAGGCTTCATCATGGAAATCTGTAATATATAATAACACCACAAAGTTTACATAAATAATGGTAtagttaaaattatataaatattttacctGATTTTGCACCATCAGCCTTGGCCTTACTTTTTATCTCCAGTTTTAGCTGTTGAAAATGACAAAGAACTCCCATACTTCCCTAGACTTTAGCCTCCTCGCAGTGCATTTAAATGTTTCAAGCTCACCACCCTTTTAAATTAGGGAGAGATAGCATTACCTTTCATTTGCTTGTTTTGCATTATTGTGCTCTAGCATCTTCTTAATTTCCCCAACCGTCTTCCATTTTTCTGGCTGTTCTTGAAACTTTTGCTCCTCTTCCTGAAACGAGAAAGGGAGTGGAGGAGAAAAGTCAACATGCTCTATATACATGCCGGAAAGGCTGAACTGCAGGCATTCAGCATTTTCCTTTGATGGCAACTCAACTCTCCTAAACCTGAAAGCATACACAAGGACCAGTTATTGCCAGCTTTTTCAGGTTGTACATGTATTTGGGTGTTCTAACAACCGTAATTTGTGAAGCTACTGCAAAGTTTCTCATTCCACAGTCAAGATGATAACTGCATGCAAGAAATGGATAACGGCTAGCTGTATCCAGAttttatgcatttttttcttaATACAACTTGTATTACAACTTGGTTGTAATTTAGCCTTACTGTAAAAGTACATAACGTTTCCAGAAATGAACTGTTCACTCCATTCTTTTACAACCTCATTTGTCAAGTGCAGTGAGATCAGGAGTGGTTCCTGCACTCACACACCGCTACACAGAGAAAGTAATACCCACGAGGCAGAGGCCGTGTTATGTTTGAGAAGACGCCACCTATTTGTAGAAAAGACTAATCTTCTGCTGCACATAACAGAAAATGAGATTTaaatatacttttttaaaaagatgatacATTACATATCTGAGCCCTTTTAAACATTCTTTGTAGTCTTATTAATTAGATGAAGAGCTAAGTCAGCAGGCCTTAACAAGGAGTCCTATGGACTCCTACAGTTTTCCAGGTGGCTGAAGCAGTTTCAGGACTACAAGCCAAGTCACTCAGAAGTCtgaccctttccttcccttctatgtaaaaggtaaaggtagtcccctgtgcaaacactgagtcattaccgacccatggggtgatgttacatcatggcgttttcttgacagacttttttacagggcggtctgccattgccttccccagtcatctacacttgacctccagcaagctgggtactcattttactgacctcaggatggaaggctgagtcaaccttgagccagagacctgaacccagcttctctgCAATTCTATTTTATTCTGCAGATATATGAAAATGAATGCAGTACTTGCCATCTGCAGTGCTTTCTGTTTTGGGGCTTCTGTATCCCACATTTTCTTCATGGACACTTTTCTCTTTGTCTTTTCCTCTGCCATTTTCTCTTCTCGCACCTGTGAGAAAAGCCCTTTAGAATTTTATAGCTCGCCTCTGTCCTGAAAGTCATTCTTCATAACAATGCAGTACCAAAGTGATCATATTCTCTATGTGCCAAGAATACTTATTTCACTATTTCAGCACTTAAAAGATTTCAGAGATGCAAATCCCAAGGTATTCAAAATAACAATGACATTTCTAGTGAGAATTCACTGGACATAGGCTGACTACCATTACCAttgaaaatgattttaaaaggttttgacaAATTTGGGTGCTGAAGCTGGCAGAGTTCAAGAAGTCAAGAAGGATGTGAAACTGGTGCTCAGAGGCTTTCTAGATACCCTAAGTTTTTAGGCCCTCTTGGGAAATACGGAGGAAGAGAAAATGAGCACACAAGAGAGGAGAAATGCTCCTCTTGTGGCACTTTTTCTGTCCATTTTAATCTCTTCTTTCTCATCCATTCCTCCCTTGATTTCAGATACAATGAACcgggttgggagggggggagagatgcaGAGAATGACAGCTAGGCTTAATGGAAAACCACAAGGTTTGGTAGAAGAGATAATATGCTCCTAATACGGCCTGCTGGACAAAGTAGTTACTGATCAGGACATGAAGGGATTATATTAATAGGACTCAAGGGGAATTATACAAAAAAGTCACAATTCTGAAACAAAAGAATAGGAAGCCTTTGTGTAACCGCGGATGTGCTAAATGCTTTAGAGTGATCAACTGCATTCCATACCTACAGGAATCTCGGTTTATGAATTTTGTCCACTCTCATAAAAAGTTCTGCTGCtaggctaaaaaaaaccccatgaagCCATATCCTACCTTCTCACTCCTCTCCTCATGTTGAGAGAATTTCTGTTCCATTCGTCTCCTTTTTTCCTCTTCCATCTGCTCCACTCGTTCCCGAGCTTGCAGCGCCTTTCTTAACCGTTCTTCCCGCTTTCTGTGGGATGTACCAAGATCTCAATTAATATAGATGGAACAAAACTTTTACCACAGCTAGCATAACCTTATGCTTCTATGTTCTGCTGCATCTGCAGAGCGCTATATGACCTCTGTACTGCCAACAGTGGCTGCATCAGTATACAGTATAGTTACACAGGTGTAACTAAGCATTACTTCTAAGGGCTATGATTCAGGCAAATATTCCAGGTAATCCAAATCCCAGTGAAGACAAAACATCTACTTACAATTTTATTTCTTCCAACCTTCGTCTTTTTTCTTCCTCCACTTTCTGTTTTCTTTGTTGCTCAGCTTCTTGTTTTTTCCGCAGACTCTCCAGTCGTTGTCGTTCTTTTTCCTAGAATATACAGAAAGTTTAGATTAGTCCCAATTGTACCAACCATCTATTGGCTCAATATAAATTATGTTCTATTCTTCCAACAAGTCTGGCAGGAACTAGAAAAGATGGGGAATTCTTGTGCAGGTGAGACACCAGCCCCAGGACTGACCCACAGAAAATTACAGGGAAAGGTGAGTTTCTAAACAATTAACTGTACAGAAATAATTAGTTACTTACAACGAATTCTCCCTTTTCAGGATGAGcatgaaaggaaagaaaatacTCAGTCATTGGATGCTATATCTAAATCCTTGTTGACTAACCAGTTGATCAGAGTGATTTAAAACAGCAGTGATTTCTAGTTCAGCAAGGCCAAACATGGTAGGAGGTTGCAACATGATACCAGATGGTCTAGGTAAGTAACTTTTTCTCTGCCCACATCAGTGTAAATAAATGGGAGAAGCAAGACAAAGAAGCCCAGCTAAATGCCTCTATGCTATTCAAGGAAGGCATGGATGTTCAACATTAAACTTCTCCAACTATCTCCGATTTCAATGTCAGCCTTTGACTGCATTTCAGATAAAACAGTAATACAGCTGAAtaaagaaccattcacaaacagcCAAACAATCATTACATTGCAGACCCATGATTTGGATCTCCTGACATTAAATAAAAAGTACTCATGAAAGTGTGGGACAAATATGTAGATTTAGATTGGACTACAGTGCTGGGGGATAAGGGGGACTAACATATGTCCCTTGCATGCAGTTTCCTTAATAAGAGCTCCAGGAAACAGTGCAGAGGGGCAGTGAGAAAGTAGGGTGTCTTTTCTCCCCTTTCACAGTGTGTCTAGGAGGCTATTAACAGGGCAACAGCAAGAACCGTGTGTGTTGTGTGagagcacatgcacacacacacacacacacacctccttcCCATCTACTGCTACAGCATCAAATTGGGAGCTTTTCCCACTTCCTcctcatgatagctttttaataTTAAATAAAATACTGAGAGATCCAAACACAGATCTCCAATACAATGTTAGTTTGGTTCTCAAGCCTCCACCTTCCCCAGCAAATAGCATACACTACACCTACGAAGTCCTTCTGCCACTCCTCTGCTGACTCTCCATCACTGTTTTGTTAAACAATCGAAAATCACCATGTCGAGCACTGTAGTGAAACCTTACACATTGTTAATTGTTATTCATGGACCCATAACATTACCTTACATTGAACCGTTAATTCATCTGGAGGAACTTTGTCTTGCTTATTCTGAGTAGTAGAAGatctccaaagtctcaggcagaggtctttccctccTCTGCACAACTGGAGATACCAGTGATAGAATTTCTAACccactgcatgcaaagcatgtgctctgctactgagcctcACCTCCTTAGATGTGTAGCAGACTTTCAGAAAATTCACTTTTAACAGTCTTTCATACAAGTTAGAATTCTGTGTGTTTGTGTAGAAGAGATCATTTTCTCCTTACCCTGGTATCAGGTTTAGTGGCAGGTGTCGTATGTTTGACAAGACTTTTCATAACACTGCTGGGCCCTGGAgacccagggggtttgaacagctGGCTTTTTTGCATTGTCTGAAAGAAGGTTTTGAAAGGTTGTGTGATCTGTCAAGAGAGAATGCATGTCCTTAGTGACTGATTAGGTACATGAAAGAGCAGATGAAGATGCCCTTGATTTTACCTACCTTGGCTGAACCAGAAGGGGACAGTGTTTTGTTTGCAGAAGATGTGTTTTTTTGACTAAAAGATGAAAGATCTTCATCTTTTGTAGGCTGGGCAGCAGGCAGCTCATTCAGTGCTTGTTTATAACTTTGGCTCCTAAAAAGAGAATATGTACTGCACATTAGAACAAAATTCCTACCCTCAAAGTAATGTTACCACTCAAAAATAAAGATGGAAAATCATGGGGCAGGGGATGGGAGAGAACAAGGCCTATTTCGCTCTTCCCCAATGGAGGAAAATTTCTTTTTACAGAGTTTTGAATAAAAAACCATGGACCATTGAGATAATGTATGAATTTTCAAGAATATTTaaccaaacattttaaaattattgtattttattgctctttatagtctgcctttctcaccaaGACTCAAGGCAGACTACATAATGTAAGCcagtacaatcaacaggatgaggAGAGACCTACTAATGTAACAGGACTagaattgcagaaatctgaaaaaagGCATAAATATCACACAGAATATATTTAACCATGCAAGAAATGGTACTATGtaagttaaaatattttaaaattatactgGTTCAGGAAGTCCAGTTTTGTTTAAGACACTTTTTGATACATACACTGATACCAATATCAGAGTTCATTATTGCACAATTAGGTAAGTATCCGAGAGTGCAATCGGGAGGGGGGGGCACGGAAAGTCTTTTGGAAACAGACGAGCCAGTATGTaggcacaggaagggtttgcgccgacATACGACTGGCGCCGCCAGAGTGGAGGGCCACCCAAGCGGCGCCCCACCCGAGGGCAGCagcacctgagggctgtgcccgagtGCAGACGGAAGTGAGGCGGAATGCGGCATTCAGGGGGagcagggggtggagttgggggcacagTCAGgtttaggcggcttcctgagcagtttggcctatGACACGGCCTcccgagaggcgcaactttacgccCACAAAAACAGTGGTGTGCCCCTTAGGCACTCATTCAAACAAAAAACAAGGGTCACTGCTGCTGCAGAAGCTtggaaaccccttagggagtgacgttattgcctcaccaatccccttgtgGTTTgagctgacgagccccctccccatcacccaatcgcggtctcccccctcctagaaatacttccactctggccttgcacaactcagttgttagggaaaggAGCGCATGGCGGAaagctctgccggcgagctcctggccatatggacttagagtgagggacaggcaggcacactggtgacgggttttgcacttcGCTGTTACTTTGACAGTCTCTTTGccttgcaagggggagagagaggtctttcccctggggctaactgctcttgtttctaggtctccacaggttccgggctcccagaggctctgcatgtcACCCATGGCAGAGTAAGTTCCACTGcctcccccccgcctccccctccccttgctctcaaCCGCTCGGTGTGCGTCTCTGGCacatgaaccaggcagtgggctctggcagggggcatctgctgaccctactcccctgtgctgctgcctgctccctgcccttggtctgccctctgccacgttcccaacCCTTGGCAAGGCACAgggcgtgtgtgtgtggcagctgtcccgctgtggggaggtgggttagagactgtccctttaagagagcgcccggctaAAATGCAGCCCGCTCTTCCAGTGGCCGCCCCTGCAGGTggtcttgatctctatctccgttttgcaggtgggactcaaaaacagaggcttccgcgtgtgccATTCCACCgccaccccccactccctcagc
The sequence above is drawn from the Heteronotia binoei isolate CCM8104 ecotype False Entrance Well unplaced genomic scaffold, APGP_CSIRO_Hbin_v1 ptg000098l, whole genome shotgun sequence genome and encodes:
- the LOC132590514 gene encoding inner centromere protein-like — its product is MAEATEPIHFLDVCNQKFSEFMFNTEHKCLMWLREIEEEAMKIFDSSLNAEPALMPKTPSQKKHRKKKRSSSFKDDSKELTRKRLSKRRSGVKPSSSIELSLSKENLKVTTSCKTNFCTKETLEAQCHKKVMYPAEEQALGVDFNKNTEVKGKMDEEMISIPEISTMCPDGHFADRVGATEGAGVLDVSAIMLPNPLHPVRTGKDWDTSRLSTSTPKPSLNVKPTGEGESSLARQGDNAVQEGTASQDLKDSSEISGGSRSGHRPSHRPHKNKRVSLVEKYSLTSKRKSMIRKSISKSIAKKKAAQNSSSTSSRVSGHSSIEVFVDDEASTNGPSLVQNAQSNEELKMLQKTPSVLDVPSLVAAENPDQPEMQKGKICNEESLAIKMTGSQVSGFEDSSQSNQTHEESIRSQSYKQALNELPAAQPTKDEDLSSFSQKNTSSANKTLSPSGSAKITQPFKTFFQTMQKSQLFKPPGSPGPSSVMKSLVKHTTPATKPDTREKERQRLESLRKKQEAEQQRKQKVEEEKRRRLEEIKLKREERLRKALQARERVEQMEEEKRRRMEQKFSQHEERSEKVREEKMAEEKTKRKVSMKKMWDTEAPKQKALQMFSLSGMYIEHVDFSPPLPFSFQEEEQKFQEQPEKWKTVGEIKKMLEHNNAKQANERHHGQQDKEKWIKQLDLAVVTEEEENQKEEKSPTSLEPLPQEKKAKHVEVVPAASKWLNITAQKSPISTSNHVNPQDQKDSKSLKINPNDYGMDLNSDDSTDDESQPRRPIPPWATGLQLNEAVTYQYYNPPNIDTFFGQILSPKLEDIFYKSKPRYFKRTSSAVWQSPPLPGTKTALRASNSMKK